The Microbacterium sp. SORGH_AS_0862 region TATGAAGATGGCGATGCGCTGACGTGTGAAGACGATGTCGGCTCGTCTCCGCCCTCCGAGCGGCGCGAAGTCGACGCGGTAGCGCAGGCCTTCCGCATGGAGGATCCGTCGGACTGCGAGTTCGGGGCCGGTGTCTCGTCCGCGGTTGGCGACCATTGAGCGCCGTACGCCTTCGGATGAGGCCCATGAGGTCTCGACCATGGCGGCCCGCCTCACTTCTTCTTCGGGACGTCAACGATCGGGATGTTGCCTTCCTGTCGAACGCGGAAGCCGAGTCTGCCTTCGGGCGCCGACGCGTATGGCAGCACCATCGAGAACAGCGTTGCGACATCAGCGGACGCCACGTCCTCTGGCCACTTCCTGTGATCGGCGCGTTCTCTCTTCTCCCCGGGGGTGAGCCCGGCCGGTTGGATCGGGTCGGCGGCGAAAGTGAGTAGGACGGCTCCACGCGTTCCGGGCTTGGAGAGTTCGTCGGCAACGGGCCCGCCGTGTCGGAATCGAGGGTGTCCCGCGATGTGTTGCAGCGCGTGACGTTGCCGGAAGGAGCTTCCGGAGAATCCGGCGCGATCTCCACGCCGGGTGCGGTTCACCATGGCGACCGAGACACCGTCAACATTCCGGTGTTGATTTCCAGACAGTTCGGGGATGAGTACAGCCCAGTCGGTCAAGGTTCCGGCTTCGATCGCCTGGTCCATGAATCGGAGGTGGGGCTCGAAGTTGAAACCGAGCGTCCATTGGAAGCCGGCTAGACGCTCGCGGACTTCGGCCGCTGGGACGAGAGCGTACCGTGCGAAGAAGGAGCGCTCGGTGGAGTTCGCGTCGTCGAGGTGATCGTTGTCGGACGCTTCGAGCCCGTTGGACAACTCCCTGTAGGTGAACTGCACGGGCTCCGAGAGCCGTTCCACCCAGTCTCGGACAAGGTTGAAGTGCGCAGGGTTGGCGTTCGCGTCCCTGTCGGGTTGACGAGGGAAATCCTGGACGATTCCGCCCTGCCCCTGCACGTCGAGCTCCGCGTTGTACATCTTGTTTCGTGCTGTCGGCTTGAGCCACGGGAGTTCCTGAAACACCAGGGGCGGGACGTCGATGGGGCGGATCACGGGGTGCCCGTCGTTGGTCATCTGGGCGAACGTCCGTAGCTGAGCCCGGAAGTCCTCCTCATCGCGGAGTATGCTCTCGAACGCGCCGTAGAGGTCGTACTCTCGTCCGCGGTTGTCGGTTGCCCTGCGGGCGATGTAGAGACGCACCAGATCGCGGTATCCCTTGCGGTAACCAAACCATCGGCCCATCTGCATGAGGCTGTCGGCGGCGAGAGCGCGCCGACGGTAGTAGGTGATGGTGAGTTCTTCGACGGTGAACCCTCGGCTGAGCTTGGCACCGCCCACGAGGATGCGCCACACCCGCTCACCTTGGAAGTCCAGCTGCTCATAGTCGGCGTTCTTGTCTCCGTTGACGACGACCACGGGAGAGCGCTTCACGGTCATCCGGTCGACTGCCTGTCCGACGTACGTCCAGATGGCGTCGAAGTCGTCCGGGAGCGTGGCGCCCCATTCGGCCGTGTCGCGGCTCGCCCAGACCGTGTAGAAGTCGTTCTCGTACAGCTCACGTAGCCGCTCCTTCGTCATCGGAGAGCTGTATGAGTTTCTGAGCCAGAGTGCGTCGATGCGCTCCCGGAGTTCCCTATGTTCCTCGGTTCGCACCGACTCGTGGACGAGCATCGTGTGGTGATAGAAGGTGCCCTGTCCGTTGGCTTCGCGCCAGAGCTTGATGGCGCCCGTGACGACGAACGCGTCCAGTGCTTCCGCGAGTTCTTCGTCCTCCTCCCTGTCGTCGAGGTCCCGCACGAACGCGGCACGGTTCGAAATGGCGGGATCGTCCTCGCTGCCCTCCGGTAGGGCGCGGAGGTCGTGGAAGGACACGCCACCCATGTACTGCGGCGGCGGCTGGAGAGAGAGGATGAAGTCTCGGGGGAAGATGTCTTCGGCGTCGGTGGGGTCCACGAACACGTTGGCGAACGGGGTCGCGGTATAGCCGACGTACTGCGCTCTCTTGAGCAGCGCGAGCAGCTCGGAGAGCTTCTTGTTGATCGCGGTACGAGCCTGTCGGCCCTCCGCGTCGATCTTGCCGGGCATCGTGGTGTTGACGGACGCGAGATCGGCCTCGTCGTCGATGATCAGCGTGGGGATGTCACCCAGATTGATATGAAGCTTGGTCAGGTCCGAGACGAGCTTCTCTAGGACGCCCTTGTTCTTCTTGACCACGGCCAATCGCACGTCGGTGCCGAAGAGGTTGTCGGCATGCCATAGCGGCTTCGCGCGGTGCTGGATCTCATGCCCTTGCTGGAAGTCGAGGGCTGGCAGGCCCGCGGCGAGCGCCTTGTAGTCGCCGGAGGAGGTCGTCAGCCGGCGGATGGATGGCACGTCGGGCACGTCGATGGGGCGGACGCCGTGTCGGAGGAACTTGTCTTCGAGCCAGTCGCGGTCTTCGGTGTTCGCGTAGTCGACCTTGATGATGGCGGCGGTGTCCTTCTCGTCGACGCCGCCGAGGATGTTCTCCCGGCCGATGAGTTCCTTGTCGAGTCGTCGCTGGGTCTGGTTGCGGAGGATGTCGTAGGTGCCGGTGAGGACGATGATGAGCCGGTAGCCGGCGTCGATGGCTTTGGCGATCACACCGGTGAAGTTCGCGGTCTTTCCGCTCTGGACGTGCCCGACGACGAGCCCTTTGCTCTGGTAGGGGGACGCGGACGTTGGGTCGTTGAGTCGTGCCACGACGGCCGTTGTCGCGGCATCGAGTTCCTTGATCGACTCAGCGGGGATGGTCAACGTGCTCTTGTACGCGTTCCAGTAGAACTGGTGACGGGTGGCTCGTTCGGTTGTGTACCAGGGTTGCCATTCCGGGCTGGCGATCAGCACGGCGCCGAGTCCTCGCACGGGGAAGGTCTCATCGATATGTGTTCGTGCGGTCTGGCTCAGACCGAGGCGATCGAAGATCAGCGAGCGGCGCTCGACGGTGTCCTTGGCGGTCTCGCCGGTCCAGATCGTGGCCTCGGCCGCGTCCCATTGGAGTAGCTGCAGGTGGAAGGTGGTGGACTCTGGTGCCCCTTCCGCCAGGATCCGTTCGAGCAGAGCGTCTTCGTCGAGCGCGGTCTGGAAGGGCTCCAGGTTGCGGTTCACGTCCGCCAGGAGTGCCCGCGGGCCGAGCGGTGCCATGCCGGCGAGCGCGCCCTCGATCGCGGGTCTGAGTGCTTCGTCGCTCATGGTTGTGGCTCCTTGCAGAACTCGTCGAGGAGTTCGGGGACTGCGGTCGCGGCTTCAAACTGGGTGAGGTCCAGACGGTATTGCACACCGACGACATGGGATGGTTGAGGCACGATGTCGGCGATGCGCTTCGGGGTGAGCGCGGGGAAATCGTCGTCGACGAGGAACGTGCGCGGGACCGAACGCAGGGACCAGCGTCGTTGGTACAGCTCGGTGTCGTCATGGCGCCAGCCGACGTCCTTGAGCTTCTTGTCGAAAAGTTGCCTGCTCTCCTCGGAGAGATCGTCTCGGATGCTGGCGACGACGTCGCCTAGCGCTCTCCCTTGCGATGCGGCACCTGCGGCGGTGACCTGGACGGAAACGAGGTACAGGGGACGGTCCGGCGAGGGCTGCAGCTGTGACGCCGATGCGATGAGGTGGATTCTGCTCTCGCTTCGGGTGCACTTCACTTCGACGCTGAACCCGTCGAACAGGAAGTCGTGTTCTTCCCGGTCGGCGCCGGCCCATGCGTTGACGACATTGGGCGCGGTGACGTGCGTGATGGCCTGCTCGAGGAAGAGCAGTTCGCCGAAGAGGCCAATCTGTTGTTCGTCCGTCAGCCGTCGCTTGCGGAGCAACAGTTCCTGGAACGAACGGAGACCGTCAGCGACGGCGTCGGTGAATGAGGTCCCGTTGACGACGAGATCGACGATCGCGGCGATCACCAGGTACGCCTCGTGATGATTCTCCGTGGCGTCGATGGTGAGCTCAAACCATTCATCGTCCTCACCGAGCTCCTGGACGACGTCGAACGTGATCCGATCGAAAGCAGTTACGTCGGGAGCTCCGGACTCCGGCGGGACTCTGAGTCGGATCCGTTCAGTGGCGGGGTCGATCAGCAGGTAGGTGGGTGGCTGTGCGGACAGCCTGCGAACCGCCGGAAGGGGTTGGTGGAAGTACTTCTCGATGTCATCGGCGGTGAGGTGGCCGACCTCGTCTCCACCGATCATCTGCTCCACCTCGTTCGTCGCGGTCTCTATCGCACTCTGACCCCGCCGAGGGCTGCAGTCGGGGCGACCCGGGAGGTAAGGCGCGGGCGCCGTCGCCCACACCATCCAGAGTAGAGGGCTGGCACACGTGTGGAGCGGGGCGGACAGGGCATGTCGCCGGTGGGCGGTACCATGACGAAGCATGCTGGGGGAACGAAGCACGACCCGCGCAGACGACGTGTCGCGCGTGGTCGAGCTGCCCCCTGAGAAGGGCGTGCTGACAGCGATCGGCCGCGATCACACCCTCACCACGGCGCTCGCGGATCTCATCGACAACAGCATCGACGCCCATGCGGACACGGTCACGATCCGTATGGTGACGACCGACTCGCTACTGCACACCGTTCGAGTGCGGGACAACGGCGACGGGATGTCCGGCGATGAGCTTCAGCTCGCGATGCGTCTCGGTGAACGCAGAGAGTACGCCACCACCGACCACGGTCATTTCGGGATGGGTTTGAAGGCCGCTTCCCTCAGTCAATCGCGAACACTGACCGTGTTCACATTGGGCGAAGGTGACGTACCGCGCGCGATACGCATCGGACGGCAAGGCTTCCACGGCGAGGTGCTGACGGACCAGGCGGCATGGAACGGGTTCGAGGACGACCCCGGATCGCTCGACAGCACCGGAACGGTCGTCGAGTGGAGCGGCGTGGAGAACGTGTCCCGGGCGTCGAGTCCGACCGAACGGCAGATGTGGCTCGAACGGCTCGTGGGTTCGCTGCGCACCGAACTCGGGCTCACGTTCCACCGGCTCTTGTCCTGTGGTCGTCTGCGGATCGGTGTGGAGGTGTTCGACGACGCCGTCGCACTCGTCGGCGTGCGACGGAATGTGGAACCGGTCGATCCGTTCGGCTTCCAGACCTCGGGCCACGCCGACTACCCGGTCTCTGTGACCGGGGTGACGGACGACGGATGTGAGCTCATAGCGGCCCTGAACATACTTCCGCCGAACTCGAAGTCGGCCTCGGCCGAGTTGCTCGGGCGTCCTCGGCGGGAATGGCAGGGCTTCTACATCTACCGGAACGATCGTCTCCTCCACGCCGCGGGATGGTTGGAGCAGGCCCACTCCGATCGCCGACTCCAACTCGCGCGCGTAGCAATCGACCTCACCCCCGCCCTCGAGACCCACCTCCGCATCAACCACGAGAAGCACGGCGTAAGGCCTCTCGAGGGATTCGGACTCGCCCTCCAACGAGCACGATCGACCAACGGGATCGGCTTCGAACGGTTCCTCGAGGATGCGCGAGACACGTTCCAACGCGCGAACAAGCGAAGGACCGGCATCAAGCCCCTCATCCCGATGAGCGAAGGACTCTCCGAGAGCCTGACGGAGAAGGTTCGAGAGCGCATCGGCGAGCGCGAAGACGTCCAGCCCATCGCGATGCGATGGCGTCAGCTCGAAGAGGGACGGGTGTTCCTCTTCGACCCGGACGCCCGCACGATCTGGCTGAACGACGGCTACCGGACCGCGATCGGCGGTGTCACCGGTGACGCGCCGCTGCTGAAGACGTTGACCTACCTCCTGCTCCAGGACCGCTTCGCCAGCAAGCATGTGAGAAGAGGCACGAAGGAGGAGATCGAAGCCTGGCAGTCCGTCCTGATGGACGCTCTGCTCGAGCAGATCGGTGCGGACGGCTACAGAAGCACCCCATCAGTGGATGACGATGCCTCGCCGTCACCGCTTCGCGGACTCGACAAAGTCGGGCATCTCACCCCCGCCGCATCGGATGGCGTCCCCGACTCGGCAGAGCCAGCCGATTACGCCGTACCGGCGGTCCCGCCGGAACAAGTCGACGAGACAACGGAGAGCTCTCCCGAAGTCACGAGAGCTGACCCTTCGGTCATCACGGAGCTCTACAGCAAGGGTGCGACGATCGCTGAGACAGCGCAGCAGCTCGCCGTGGATGGCCGCGCGGTCGCCCGTGTCCTGTGTCTGCATGTACTCGGTCTGGACGAGCCGCTGGATGACGAATCCCTGTCTCCTCGGCACGGTTTGGTCTACACGCCCGGGGAACGGGAACGGATAGTCGCCGCGTACCGGTCAGGAACCCCGATCGCGCGGATCGCTCAGGACACGGGCAGAACACCGCTCGCTGTGGCCTGGCAGCTCCTCGACCACCCGAGCCGACCCGTCCTCGTCAAACGGTCTCTGATCCGGCGTCTACGCCGCGCCACGCCGGATGGAGATCATGATGTCTGAGGCTCGGGTCGAGCCGGCTAAACTCACTAGAATGAGCACCCCTCTGGCGTATGATGCCGCCGTTTCGAATGGCGACACCACCGTGCCCGAGAACGCCCCGAGCGAAGGCGCGATCCGCGTGCTCGATCTGTTCGCCGGCGCGGGAGGGCTCACGGCTGGGTTCCATCAGGCGTCCAAACGGTTCCGTTCGGTTCGAGCGGTCGAGTGGGACCTCGCTGCCGCAGCCTCGTACGAGGCCACATTCGGCGAAGGCATCGTGTATGCGGGCTCGATCCAGGACTGGCTCGCGACAGGCGAGTCACCGGAGATCGATGTGATCGTCGGCGGCCCTCCGTGCCAAGGGTTCTCCACACTGGGCAAACGCGAGATCGAGGACGAACGCAACCACTTGTGGCGCGAGTACGCCACTACGATCGTTCGCACGCAGCCCAAGTACTTCATCGTTGAGAACGTCGCCGAATTCGCACGGTCACCACAGTTCCAGCGATTCAAGCGGGCAACATACGGCCAGGGGAAACTGCGCGACTACAGCTTCCGCCACGCCATCTTCAACTCCGCAGACTTCGGCGCCCCACAAGCGCGCAAACGCGCCGTCTTGATCGGCTACAGACGCGACCTGGGCTTTCCCGGATTCCCCACGCCCAGCCACAGTGCCTCACCGGAGACGGACGGCAAGCTCCCGTACCGAACCGTCGCCGATGCCCTGGCAGGCGTTCCCCTCGTGCCGGACCGGGACGATGAGTTCGACACGTACAGGACGACATTCTCGGGCAAGACTTTCGCCGGCTCGTTCCATCCGCGACAGTTGCATTGGAGCCGCAACTACGCCGATATCTCCCGCCGGCGGTTCGCCGCGATCCCCGAGGGCGGGAACCGCTTCAACCTGCCAGAAGACCTATTGGCACCGTGCTGGGTAAACCATAAGACGGGATCGGCGGACGTCATGGGACGGCTGCGTTGGGAGCGACCCTCCGTGACGATCAGGACCGAGTTCTTCAAGCCCGAGAAGGGGCGGTACCTCCATCCGACGGAGGACCGGGCGATCACCCACTACGAGGCGGCTCTGTTGCAGGGCTTCCCCGCTGATCACCGCTTTGTCGGCTCACGCACAGCCATCGCCCGCCAAATCGGTAACGCCGTTCCCATTGCGCTGGGAGCCGCCGTAGCTGACGTTCTTGCGCGCGCGCTCTGAGTGTCTTCCTCGAGGACCGTGTCGGCTGCAGCGGGAATCTGACTGTGTTTTATGAGTCAATAATCAGCTCCGAAGTCGTTGTCCTGCGGTCCTATCCCTTCTCGGCGTTCTGAGCGCTGACGGTAGGAGGTGCCCTGCTGAAGGACTTCCCGAGTCATCGCGACCTCGCGAGCACGTCTTGAGAACGAGTCGGCAGAAAGATCACCCTCGAGGATGGCCTGGTAGTTCTCGTAGTGCTTCGCGGTGCGAGCGTGGACATCGCCCCAAGTGAGCAGCTCGATGTCGGTGCGCCGTTGCCAGGTTTCGAGCGTGGTCGGTGTCATGGCGTAGTGCTTGCCCGTGATGAAGGCTCCCCGAACATCGGAGCGAGCTTGTCCGAGCTTGTTGACGTAGCGCTCGAGTTGCTGAAGGTCCTCGAGTGTTGCGGGGTGTTCGCTTCGCTTGATTTCGATCACCACGGTTTGACCGTCTCCCGAGAGAGCGAGGAAGTCGTACCTTGTGTCATCCCGCGCGGGCGAATCCTCAGCTCCCCACTCGCGGAGCTGCTTGCTGATCGTTGTCTCCTCCGACAGGACCTGCCAGTCTGGATTGAGAAGCCATGGGTATCGCGCTACGAGGTCATGCATGTTGTCTTGACCGGTGATATGCGCCGTCTCTGCGGCGTTGTTCACGATCATCCCGAAGAACTTCTGAACGATTTCGATTCGCCCCTTGATCACCTCGAGGAGGGCGCGACTTTCAAGCATGCGCCACCCATGAATGTACGAGACGGCTTTTGCGAACTGTTCGGGGTCTTCCGAAGCGTCATCGAGCTCAGAAATGTAGTCGTGGAACTGGCGGTACTCGAACGCTTGGATGATCGTGTCGGCGAGGGGAAGGATCTTCTCCGGAGGCGTATCGGAGCTTCCGAGGGAGTGTATGAACTTCTTCGCCTTGTCCCGCGACGGCTTATCGAGTTGGTTCAGGCGGAGGGCGAGTGTCTCGTCGCTCAGCACCGCTTTCTCAGCTTGCTCCCCTCGGGCTTTGGTTCGCTCGCGGAGGAGTCGACGTGTGAGTGCTTCTCCCCATGCCTTGAAGGCGAGCGTGCTCTCGTCATCCCAGTCGATTTCTTGACGATCCGTGGAGATGCGATCCGAGTCGTCGTCCACTCCCTCGTCGAGGAAGTCGGCTTCGATGACTCCGGTGAGGTACTTCGTACCGTGCTGTCCGCTTGCGGTGCCCTCGACCCCGAAGAAGTATGGCGGAGCCTGTGCGGTCTTGCCGTTCACGAGAACCGTGAAGCCTTGAAGCTCAGTGGCCAGAACCGTGGACGAAAACCCGGCCCACCAGGTGACCTTATTGCCGTCGTCGAGGGTGACCTCCTGCTCGCCGCTGATGGGCTCGCGAAGGGTGAGGCTCAAAGTGGGCTGGCGGAGATCTTCGCCGTTGATCGCGATACGCATCTTGCCGACAACGGTTCTGCTGAATCTACGAGCGAGCGCTTGATGGAGGCCTGCGACATCAGGAGGAGTCTTGTGCTTCAGTGCCTTCATCGAAATCCGCGTACCGCTGCTATACGGCAGGTCCGATGGTACGTCGCCGACTGTTCCCAAGAGTTCGAGTTTCTTGCTCTGACCTCCCTCAGCTTTCAGCTTCTTGCCGTCCAGGTCGACCGAAGTCGCGACACCGTCGCGCCAAGTGAGAATGCTCATAGTGCGACCTAGTCCGAAGCCCGCGAGCTTGCCGACTCCCTTACGCCCCATGATGGATCGGCCTGCGGGCGCTTCTTGGCCATCTGCCCGCCTGTTGCGTCCGATGACGAGGTAGTCCTCATCGACCTGGTCGGCAGACATTCCCATACCGTTGTCGGTGACGGAAATGACGCTCGTCTCGAGGTTGTACACGGACGCCTGGGGAACTTGGATCTGTACTTCCGTGGCTCCCGCGTCCCACGCGTTGGCGACCAACTCAGCAATTGCGACATCGCGACGCTTGTACATCTGAGTGCCGAGATGCTCGAGGGTCCTACCTAGAACAGTGATCTCGAACGAGCGTTGGGTCGCTGGGGCCATACGCGTCATCGTAGCGACGGCATCCCCCATCACACGGTCATGGGCCGCGGAGACGCATGGCTTGGCCGGGGAGGCCAAACCATGTCGACTCGCGGAAGGCGTTCTAGTCAGCCCGCTCTCCCGAAGGCTTGCTCGAGGAAATCGGCGGTGGCGGGGTTCACGGTCTCGTTGCGGCGGATGTAGTGCTCGCGGGTGATCGCGGGGTCGCTGTGGCCGAGGAGCTCTGAGGCGAGCTGGAGCCCTCCGATGTCGTTGATCGCGGTGGCGGCGGTGCGGCGAAACCGATGTGGGGTGACGTCCTCGATGCCGGCTTGGTCCATGACGTCGCGGAGCTGGCGGCGGACGTTGTTCGTCGTGTGCGGTGTTCCGACGCGTGTAGCGAACAACAGCGTCTCCGGGCGGGCGAAGCGCAGGCCGCGGACCCGAGCGCGGACCGCGCGAAGTGCGAACCCGGGGAGAGCGACGCGGCGGACCGAACGTGCGGTCTTCGGATGATCCTGCCGATGTGTGGGCTCACCTTTGCGGCTGACGATCGTCCCGGCTAGGCGGACCATCGGAACGGGTGCGTCGAGGTCGAGGTCAGCGACGCGGATCGCGAGGACCTCGCCGATACGGGCGGACGTACCGAGCATGACCTCGACGATCTGACCGAGCTGTCCGTCGGGGCGGGGACCGGCGAGGATGGGCCGGTTCTCCCAGTCGCGGATCGCGGCGCGGATGGCGGTGATCTCGTCCCAGGTGAACACGTCGGGACTGCGCGTGGGTCTCCGCAGACGCGAGACGTGGTCCATGGGATTGCGCGGGAGGATCTCGTGGCGGACGGCAAGTCCGAGGGCGAGACGGAGAACGACGCGGGCTTGGCGTGCGCGGTTGTAGCTCTGCTTCGCGAGTTGCTTGAGGAAGTAGTCGCAGCGGGCCACGCCGATCTCGCGGAGGGTGACGTCCCGGAAGAACGGCAGCACGAGGGTACGCATGTTCCGCTCGTAGAGTTGCCGTGTCGTGCGGGAGAGGCGGTCTTCGAGTTCCATGTCCTCCAGCCAGTATCCGACCAGCGCGGTGAACGCGCTGTCGGCGCTCATCCCGGTGAAACCGGGGTGGAATAGCGAGCGATCGGCGAGCTTCTTCTTCAGCGCGCGTTCCGCGGCGGGCCTCGTAGTGGCGGTGGATTGGACCTCTCGGCTCTTGCCGTCCCAGTCGCGGTAGCGGGTGCGCGCCGCGTATCGCCCGCTGGGCTGACGTCGGATGGAGATGGTGCCGTAGGTGCCGATCGGGGTGCGAGGTCTAGCCACGAAGCGAGCGCTCCCCCGTCTTCGCGTGAACGTGAGTCCGGTTCGGCGAAGCTACGACGCGGTGACGGCGGATGCGGTGTGGAGAAGGCATCCCTCCAGTCTGCCGATCATCGTCGATCGCGGCCCACGCGCTCGATCGCCGGGCGCGAGCTACGCTTCCGCTGTCTCCGAGGACGGTCGTCGGAGGTTACGTCTCGCTTGGTG contains the following coding sequences:
- a CDS encoding DNA cytosine methyltransferase, giving the protein MSTPLAYDAAVSNGDTTVPENAPSEGAIRVLDLFAGAGGLTAGFHQASKRFRSVRAVEWDLAAAASYEATFGEGIVYAGSIQDWLATGESPEIDVIVGGPPCQGFSTLGKREIEDERNHLWREYATTIVRTQPKYFIVENVAEFARSPQFQRFKRATYGQGKLRDYSFRHAIFNSADFGAPQARKRAVLIGYRRDLGFPGFPTPSHSASPETDGKLPYRTVADALAGVPLVPDRDDEFDTYRTTFSGKTFAGSFHPRQLHWSRNYADISRRRFAAIPEGGNRFNLPEDLLAPCWVNHKTGSADVMGRLRWERPSVTIRTEFFKPEKGRYLHPTEDRAITHYEAALLQGFPADHRFVGSRTAIARQIGNAVPIALGAAVADVLARAL
- a CDS encoding ATP-binding protein, encoding MLGERSTTRADDVSRVVELPPEKGVLTAIGRDHTLTTALADLIDNSIDAHADTVTIRMVTTDSLLHTVRVRDNGDGMSGDELQLAMRLGERREYATTDHGHFGMGLKAASLSQSRTLTVFTLGEGDVPRAIRIGRQGFHGEVLTDQAAWNGFEDDPGSLDSTGTVVEWSGVENVSRASSPTERQMWLERLVGSLRTELGLTFHRLLSCGRLRIGVEVFDDAVALVGVRRNVEPVDPFGFQTSGHADYPVSVTGVTDDGCELIAALNILPPNSKSASAELLGRPRREWQGFYIYRNDRLLHAAGWLEQAHSDRRLQLARVAIDLTPALETHLRINHEKHGVRPLEGFGLALQRARSTNGIGFERFLEDARDTFQRANKRRTGIKPLIPMSEGLSESLTEKVRERIGEREDVQPIAMRWRQLEEGRVFLFDPDARTIWLNDGYRTAIGGVTGDAPLLKTLTYLLLQDRFASKHVRRGTKEEIEAWQSVLMDALLEQIGADGYRSTPSVDDDASPSPLRGLDKVGHLTPAASDGVPDSAEPADYAVPAVPPEQVDETTESSPEVTRADPSVITELYSKGATIAETAQQLAVDGRAVARVLCLHVLGLDEPLDDESLSPRHGLVYTPGERERIVAAYRSGTPIARIAQDTGRTPLAVAWQLLDHPSRPVLVKRSLIRRLRRATPDGDHDV
- a CDS encoding PD-(D/E)XK motif protein, with the protein product MIGGDEVGHLTADDIEKYFHQPLPAVRRLSAQPPTYLLIDPATERIRLRVPPESGAPDVTAFDRITFDVVQELGEDDEWFELTIDATENHHEAYLVIAAIVDLVVNGTSFTDAVADGLRSFQELLLRKRRLTDEQQIGLFGELLFLEQAITHVTAPNVVNAWAGADREEHDFLFDGFSVEVKCTRSESRIHLIASASQLQPSPDRPLYLVSVQVTAAGAASQGRALGDVVASIRDDLSEESRQLFDKKLKDVGWRHDDTELYQRRWSLRSVPRTFLVDDDFPALTPKRIADIVPQPSHVVGVQYRLDLTQFEAATAVPELLDEFCKEPQP
- a CDS encoding ATP-binding protein: MAPATQRSFEITVLGRTLEHLGTQMYKRRDVAIAELVANAWDAGATEVQIQVPQASVYNLETSVISVTDNGMGMSADQVDEDYLVIGRNRRADGQEAPAGRSIMGRKGVGKLAGFGLGRTMSILTWRDGVATSVDLDGKKLKAEGGQSKKLELLGTVGDVPSDLPYSSGTRISMKALKHKTPPDVAGLHQALARRFSRTVVGKMRIAINGEDLRQPTLSLTLREPISGEQEVTLDDGNKVTWWAGFSSTVLATELQGFTVLVNGKTAQAPPYFFGVEGTASGQHGTKYLTGVIEADFLDEGVDDDSDRISTDRQEIDWDDESTLAFKAWGEALTRRLLRERTKARGEQAEKAVLSDETLALRLNQLDKPSRDKAKKFIHSLGSSDTPPEKILPLADTIIQAFEYRQFHDYISELDDASEDPEQFAKAVSYIHGWRMLESRALLEVIKGRIEIVQKFFGMIVNNAAETAHITGQDNMHDLVARYPWLLNPDWQVLSEETTISKQLREWGAEDSPARDDTRYDFLALSGDGQTVVIEIKRSEHPATLEDLQQLERYVNKLGQARSDVRGAFITGKHYAMTPTTLETWQRRTDIELLTWGDVHARTAKHYENYQAILEGDLSADSFSRRAREVAMTREVLQQGTSYRQRSERREGIGPQDNDFGADY
- a CDS encoding tyrosine-type recombinase/integrase encodes the protein MARPRTPIGTYGTISIRRQPSGRYAARTRYRDWDGKSREVQSTATTRPAAERALKKKLADRSLFHPGFTGMSADSAFTALVGYWLEDMELEDRLSRTTRQLYERNMRTLVLPFFRDVTLREIGVARCDYFLKQLAKQSYNRARQARVVLRLALGLAVRHEILPRNPMDHVSRLRRPTRSPDVFTWDEITAIRAAIRDWENRPILAGPRPDGQLGQIVEVMLGTSARIGEVLAIRVADLDLDAPVPMVRLAGTIVSRKGEPTHRQDHPKTARSVRRVALPGFALRAVRARVRGLRFARPETLLFATRVGTPHTTNNVRRQLRDVMDQAGIEDVTPHRFRRTAATAINDIGGLQLASELLGHSDPAITREHYIRRNETVNPATADFLEQAFGRAG
- a CDS encoding Z1 domain-containing protein, yielding MSDEALRPAIEGALAGMAPLGPRALLADVNRNLEPFQTALDEDALLERILAEGAPESTTFHLQLLQWDAAEATIWTGETAKDTVERRSLIFDRLGLSQTARTHIDETFPVRGLGAVLIASPEWQPWYTTERATRHQFYWNAYKSTLTIPAESIKELDAATTAVVARLNDPTSASPYQSKGLVVGHVQSGKTANFTGVIAKAIDAGYRLIIVLTGTYDILRNQTQRRLDKELIGRENILGGVDEKDTAAIIKVDYANTEDRDWLEDKFLRHGVRPIDVPDVPSIRRLTTSSGDYKALAAGLPALDFQQGHEIQHRAKPLWHADNLFGTDVRLAVVKKNKGVLEKLVSDLTKLHINLGDIPTLIIDDEADLASVNTTMPGKIDAEGRQARTAINKKLSELLALLKRAQYVGYTATPFANVFVDPTDAEDIFPRDFILSLQPPPQYMGGVSFHDLRALPEGSEDDPAISNRAAFVRDLDDREEDEELAEALDAFVVTGAIKLWREANGQGTFYHHTMLVHESVRTEEHRELRERIDALWLRNSYSSPMTKERLRELYENDFYTVWASRDTAEWGATLPDDFDAIWTYVGQAVDRMTVKRSPVVVVNGDKNADYEQLDFQGERVWRILVGGAKLSRGFTVEELTITYYRRRALAADSLMQMGRWFGYRKGYRDLVRLYIARRATDNRGREYDLYGAFESILRDEEDFRAQLRTFAQMTNDGHPVIRPIDVPPLVFQELPWLKPTARNKMYNAELDVQGQGGIVQDFPRQPDRDANANPAHFNLVRDWVERLSEPVQFTYRELSNGLEASDNDHLDDANSTERSFFARYALVPAAEVRERLAGFQWTLGFNFEPHLRFMDQAIEAGTLTDWAVLIPELSGNQHRNVDGVSVAMVNRTRRGDRAGFSGSSFRQRHALQHIAGHPRFRHGGPVADELSKPGTRGAVLLTFAADPIQPAGLTPGEKRERADHRKWPEDVASADVATLFSMVLPYASAPEGRLGFRVRQEGNIPIVDVPKKK